A genomic segment from Labrus bergylta chromosome 3, fLabBer1.1, whole genome shotgun sequence encodes:
- the secisbp2l gene encoding selenocysteine insertion sequence-binding protein 2-like isoform X1, producing MTDMDACDNKDVKLSAEVEPFIPQKKGLDGALVSMSLSGDAGGGGGGGGIGGGGGGVETTPIPSYLITCYPFVQENQPNRQHPMYNGGELRWQQPNPSPGGSYLAYPILSSPQPPVSNDYAYYQIMPAPCPPVMGFYQPFPGTYAGPVQAGVVNPVSADVGERPLSLGPAYGMASQRGRGIVRPNLLPKQQLGVSQPSRGRRPPTRSVAVQKEVCTFGPDGRTKTVLLVDAAQQTDFPGEVSGRCAAERGSPLLWKNRTKRRMASHPGESYNEQGTSEADIDSDSGYCSPKHNQATGVTQRPAENTAAPAGVEAGVMTAGTWVNVASQANPKPWGERNGQFHRADQRKNPEQRNFSQDFHSGYPARVLPNQSEQRLQPAVSAGTELTPEPLYFEDEEEFPDLATGGAAQRSTKQEPTPGQTHTQPKLPKNLLDNLPENSPINIVQTPIPITTSVPKRAKSQRKKALAAALATAQEYSEISMEQKKLQEVVTKAAGKKSKASVELDLGDMLAALEKHQQAMKARQLNNTKPLSFTVGTTTPFHGSGSSNVSSMLKGHQQPFSAQHNALDSTAPRIKRGKEREIPKVKRPTALKKIILKEREGKKGKTSVEQESSGQEEQGDESLHFTDDLPREPASQEENGLSVPSDASLSPASQNSPYSITPVSQGSPASSGIGSPMASNAITKIHSRRFREYCNQVLSKEIDESVTMLLQELVRFQERVYQKDPTKAKSKRRLVMGLREVTKHMKLHKIKCVIISPNCEKIQAKGGLDEALYNVIAMAREQEIPFVFALGRKALGRCVNKLVPVSVVGIFNYSGAEGLFNRLVSLTEEARKAYKDMVSALEQEQAEEAMKNDKKVPHHMGHTRNHSAASAISFCSIFSEPISEVNEKEYETNWRSMVESSDALEPVEAEPSRPVPSTAAQKDTEAATATTNTAPPGSAVPQPRTGPPAQGTGDRDEVRVDDRLELASQQSTETGSLDGSCRGPLNSSITSTTSTLVPGMLEEAEEEDEEEEDYTPEPISVEVPTLSSRIESWVSKTLENLQLGKSQESTEEEEEEEEEEEDDEEERVQSEDEEDIDSVDITETMVEGKEQVEAKKIAG from the exons GCAACATCCCATGTATAATGGAGGGGAGCTGCGCTGGCAGCAGCCTAACCCCAGCCCTGGTGGTTCATACCTGGCCTACCCAATCTTGTCTTCCCCCCAGCCTCCTGTCTCCAATGACTACGCTTATTACCAGATTATGCCTGCTCCATGCCCACCTGTGATGGGCTTCTACCAGCCCTTCCCTGGCACATACGCAGGTCCAGTGCAAGCTGGAGTGGTCAACCCTGTCTCAGCAGATGTTGGAGAAAGACCATTGTCCCTTGGGCCGGCGTATGGGATGGCCAGTCAGAGGGGGAGAGGCATAGTCCGACCTAATCTTCTCCCAAAG CAACAGTTGGGTGTGAGCCAGCCTTCAAGAGGTCGCCGGCCTCCAACCAGGAGTGTAGCTGTACAGAAAGAAGTGTGCACCTTTGGGCCAGATGGAAGGACAAAGACCGTCCTGCTGGTTGATGCAGCACAGCAGACGG ATTTCCCAGGTGAAGTGTCAGGACGATGTGCTGCTGAGCGAGGTAGTCCCCTGTTGTGGAAAAACCGAACAAAGAGAAGAATGGCGTCTCATCCAGGTGAAAGCTACAACGAGCAGGGCACCAGTGAGGCAGATATAGACAGCGACAGCGGCTACTGCAGCCCCAAACACAACCAGGCAACTGGGGTAACACAACGACCAGCAGAAAATACAGCAGCACCAGCA GGAGTAGAAGCTGGTGTAATGACAG CAGGTACCTGGGTAAATGTAGCCTCTCAAGCTAACCCAAAGCCCTGGGGGGAAAGAAATGGCCAGTTTCACAGAGCAGATCAGAGGAAGAATCCTGAACAGAGAAACTTCTCACAG GATTTCCATAGTGGCTACCCAGCACGGGTGCTTCCCAACCAGTCAGAACAAAGGCTGCAGCCAGCAGTGAGCGCAGGCACTGAGCTCACCCCAGAGCCACTTTACTTTGAG GATGAAGAGGAGTTCCCAGATCTTGCCACAGGAGGGGCTGCTCAACGCAGCACCAAACAAGAACCTACTCCaggccagacacacacacaacctaaaCTACCCAAAAACCTG CTGGATAACCTACCAGAAAACTCGCCTATCAACATTGTGCAGACACCCATCCCCATCACTACCTCTGTTCCCAAGAGGGCCAAGAGCCAGAGGAAGAAGGCTCTCGCTGCTGCCTTGGCCACAGCACAGGAGTACTCTGAAATCAGCATGGAACAGAAGAAATTACAG GAGGTGGTCACCAAAGCAGCAGGGAAGAAGAGTAAAGCCTCTGTGGAGCTGGACCTGGGAGACATGCTGGCAGCTTTGGAGAAACATCAGCAGGCCATGAAGGCCAGACAACTCAACAATACCAAGCCACTGTCCTTCACAG TTGGAACGACGACTCCATTCCATGGTTCAGGCTCTTCCAATGTATCCTCGATGTTGAAGGGTCATCAGCAGCCATTCTCCGCCCAACACAATGCCCTGGATTCCACTGCTCCCCGTAtaaagagagggaaggagagagagatccCCAAAGTTAAACGGCCGACAGCCCTTAAGAAG ATAATCTTGAAGGAGCGTGAAGGAAAGAAAGGGAAAACGAGTGTGGAACAAGAGTCTTCAGGCCAGGAGGAACAGGGGGATGAGAGTCTTCATTTTACTGATGATCTTCCACGAGAGCCTGCCTCCCAAGAAG AAAATGGTCTAAGTGTGCCCAGCGATGCATCTCTCTCCCCAGCCAGTCAGAACTCTCCATACAGCATCACCCCTGTGTCTCAGGGTTCTCCAGCCAGCTCTGGCATTGGGAGTCCCATGGCTTCAAATGCAATCACTAAGATCCACAGCAGACGTTTCAGGGA GTACTGTAATCAGGTTCTGAGTAAGGAGATAGACGAGAGCGTCACTATGCTGCTACAGGAACTAGTCCGCTTCCAGGAGCGGGTCTACCAGAAGGATCCCACTAAGGCCAAATCCAAACGGCGCCTGGTCATGGGTCTCAGAGAAGTCACCAAGCACATGAAGTTGCACAAGATAAAGTGTGTGATCATATCTCCAAACTGTGAGAAGATCCAGGCCAAAG GTGGTTTGGATGAAGCTTTATATAATGTGATTGCCATGGCAAGGGAGCAGGAGATcccttttgtttttgccttgGGCAGAAAAGCTCTTGGACGCTGCGTGAACAAACTAGTGCCCGTTAGTGTGGTTGGCATTTTCAACTATTCTGGAGCTGAG GGTCTTTTCAACCGTTTGGTGTCTCTGACAGAAGAGGCTAGAAAGGCCTACAAGGACATGGTGTCAGCTCTGGAGCAGGAGCAGGCTGAGGAAGCTATGAAAAACGACAAGAAAGTCCCGCACCACATGGGACACACCCGCAAccactctgctgcttctgctatCTCCTTCTGCTCCATCTTCTCTGAACCTATCTCAGAGGTCAATGAAAAAGAGTATG AGACAAATTGGAGGAGTATGGTGGAGTCTTCAGATGCCCTGGAGCCTGTAGAGGCTGAGCCAAGCCGCCCTGTACCCTCCACAGCTGCCCAGAAAGACACTGAGGCTGCAACAGCCACCACTAATACTGCCCCGCCCGGATCAGCTGTTCCGCAGCCCAGGACGGGGCCTCCTGCACAGGGCACCGGTGACAGAGATGAGGTCCGGGTCGATGACAGGCTGGAGCTGGCCTCTCAGCAAAGCACCGAGACGGGCTCCCTTGACGGGAGCTGCAGGGGCCCGCTGaactcctccatcacctccaccacCTCAACCCTTGTCCCCGGAATgctggaggaggcagaggaggaggacgaggaagaggaggactaCACTCCTGAACCTATTTCCGTAGAGGTGCCAACCCTTAGCAGCCGCATCGAATCATGGGTGTCAAAGACCCTGGAGAACCTGCAGCTGGGAAAGAGTCAGGAAAgtacagaagaggaggaggaggaggaggaagaggaggaagacgatgaggaggagagagtgcagagtgaggatgaggaggacatTGATTCAGTGGACATTACAGAGACGATGGTGGAGGGTAAAGAGCAGGTGGAAGCTAAGAAGATTGCAGGTTGA
- the secisbp2l gene encoding selenocysteine insertion sequence-binding protein 2-like isoform X2: MTDMDACDNKDVKLSAEVEPFIPQKKGLDGALVSMSLSGDAGGGGGGGGIGGGGGGVETTPIPSYLITCYPFVQENQPNRQHPMYNGGELRWQQPNPSPGGSYLAYPILSSPQPPVSNDYAYYQIMPAPCPPVMGFYQPFPGTYAGPVQAGVVNPVSADVGERPLSLGPAYGMASQRGRGIVRPNLLPKQQLGVSQPSRGRRPPTRSVAVQKEVCTFGPDGRTKTVLLVDAAQQTDFPGEVSGRCAAERGSPLLWKNRTKRRMASHPGESYNEQGTSEADIDSDSGYCSPKHNQATGVTQRPAENTAAPAGVEAGVMTGTWVNVASQANPKPWGERNGQFHRADQRKNPEQRNFSQDFHSGYPARVLPNQSEQRLQPAVSAGTELTPEPLYFEDEEEFPDLATGGAAQRSTKQEPTPGQTHTQPKLPKNLLDNLPENSPINIVQTPIPITTSVPKRAKSQRKKALAAALATAQEYSEISMEQKKLQEVVTKAAGKKSKASVELDLGDMLAALEKHQQAMKARQLNNTKPLSFTVGTTTPFHGSGSSNVSSMLKGHQQPFSAQHNALDSTAPRIKRGKEREIPKVKRPTALKKIILKEREGKKGKTSVEQESSGQEEQGDESLHFTDDLPREPASQEENGLSVPSDASLSPASQNSPYSITPVSQGSPASSGIGSPMASNAITKIHSRRFREYCNQVLSKEIDESVTMLLQELVRFQERVYQKDPTKAKSKRRLVMGLREVTKHMKLHKIKCVIISPNCEKIQAKGGLDEALYNVIAMAREQEIPFVFALGRKALGRCVNKLVPVSVVGIFNYSGAEGLFNRLVSLTEEARKAYKDMVSALEQEQAEEAMKNDKKVPHHMGHTRNHSAASAISFCSIFSEPISEVNEKEYETNWRSMVESSDALEPVEAEPSRPVPSTAAQKDTEAATATTNTAPPGSAVPQPRTGPPAQGTGDRDEVRVDDRLELASQQSTETGSLDGSCRGPLNSSITSTTSTLVPGMLEEAEEEDEEEEDYTPEPISVEVPTLSSRIESWVSKTLENLQLGKSQESTEEEEEEEEEEEDDEEERVQSEDEEDIDSVDITETMVEGKEQVEAKKIAG, encoded by the exons GCAACATCCCATGTATAATGGAGGGGAGCTGCGCTGGCAGCAGCCTAACCCCAGCCCTGGTGGTTCATACCTGGCCTACCCAATCTTGTCTTCCCCCCAGCCTCCTGTCTCCAATGACTACGCTTATTACCAGATTATGCCTGCTCCATGCCCACCTGTGATGGGCTTCTACCAGCCCTTCCCTGGCACATACGCAGGTCCAGTGCAAGCTGGAGTGGTCAACCCTGTCTCAGCAGATGTTGGAGAAAGACCATTGTCCCTTGGGCCGGCGTATGGGATGGCCAGTCAGAGGGGGAGAGGCATAGTCCGACCTAATCTTCTCCCAAAG CAACAGTTGGGTGTGAGCCAGCCTTCAAGAGGTCGCCGGCCTCCAACCAGGAGTGTAGCTGTACAGAAAGAAGTGTGCACCTTTGGGCCAGATGGAAGGACAAAGACCGTCCTGCTGGTTGATGCAGCACAGCAGACGG ATTTCCCAGGTGAAGTGTCAGGACGATGTGCTGCTGAGCGAGGTAGTCCCCTGTTGTGGAAAAACCGAACAAAGAGAAGAATGGCGTCTCATCCAGGTGAAAGCTACAACGAGCAGGGCACCAGTGAGGCAGATATAGACAGCGACAGCGGCTACTGCAGCCCCAAACACAACCAGGCAACTGGGGTAACACAACGACCAGCAGAAAATACAGCAGCACCAGCA GGAGTAGAAGCTGGTGTAATGACAG GTACCTGGGTAAATGTAGCCTCTCAAGCTAACCCAAAGCCCTGGGGGGAAAGAAATGGCCAGTTTCACAGAGCAGATCAGAGGAAGAATCCTGAACAGAGAAACTTCTCACAG GATTTCCATAGTGGCTACCCAGCACGGGTGCTTCCCAACCAGTCAGAACAAAGGCTGCAGCCAGCAGTGAGCGCAGGCACTGAGCTCACCCCAGAGCCACTTTACTTTGAG GATGAAGAGGAGTTCCCAGATCTTGCCACAGGAGGGGCTGCTCAACGCAGCACCAAACAAGAACCTACTCCaggccagacacacacacaacctaaaCTACCCAAAAACCTG CTGGATAACCTACCAGAAAACTCGCCTATCAACATTGTGCAGACACCCATCCCCATCACTACCTCTGTTCCCAAGAGGGCCAAGAGCCAGAGGAAGAAGGCTCTCGCTGCTGCCTTGGCCACAGCACAGGAGTACTCTGAAATCAGCATGGAACAGAAGAAATTACAG GAGGTGGTCACCAAAGCAGCAGGGAAGAAGAGTAAAGCCTCTGTGGAGCTGGACCTGGGAGACATGCTGGCAGCTTTGGAGAAACATCAGCAGGCCATGAAGGCCAGACAACTCAACAATACCAAGCCACTGTCCTTCACAG TTGGAACGACGACTCCATTCCATGGTTCAGGCTCTTCCAATGTATCCTCGATGTTGAAGGGTCATCAGCAGCCATTCTCCGCCCAACACAATGCCCTGGATTCCACTGCTCCCCGTAtaaagagagggaaggagagagagatccCCAAAGTTAAACGGCCGACAGCCCTTAAGAAG ATAATCTTGAAGGAGCGTGAAGGAAAGAAAGGGAAAACGAGTGTGGAACAAGAGTCTTCAGGCCAGGAGGAACAGGGGGATGAGAGTCTTCATTTTACTGATGATCTTCCACGAGAGCCTGCCTCCCAAGAAG AAAATGGTCTAAGTGTGCCCAGCGATGCATCTCTCTCCCCAGCCAGTCAGAACTCTCCATACAGCATCACCCCTGTGTCTCAGGGTTCTCCAGCCAGCTCTGGCATTGGGAGTCCCATGGCTTCAAATGCAATCACTAAGATCCACAGCAGACGTTTCAGGGA GTACTGTAATCAGGTTCTGAGTAAGGAGATAGACGAGAGCGTCACTATGCTGCTACAGGAACTAGTCCGCTTCCAGGAGCGGGTCTACCAGAAGGATCCCACTAAGGCCAAATCCAAACGGCGCCTGGTCATGGGTCTCAGAGAAGTCACCAAGCACATGAAGTTGCACAAGATAAAGTGTGTGATCATATCTCCAAACTGTGAGAAGATCCAGGCCAAAG GTGGTTTGGATGAAGCTTTATATAATGTGATTGCCATGGCAAGGGAGCAGGAGATcccttttgtttttgccttgGGCAGAAAAGCTCTTGGACGCTGCGTGAACAAACTAGTGCCCGTTAGTGTGGTTGGCATTTTCAACTATTCTGGAGCTGAG GGTCTTTTCAACCGTTTGGTGTCTCTGACAGAAGAGGCTAGAAAGGCCTACAAGGACATGGTGTCAGCTCTGGAGCAGGAGCAGGCTGAGGAAGCTATGAAAAACGACAAGAAAGTCCCGCACCACATGGGACACACCCGCAAccactctgctgcttctgctatCTCCTTCTGCTCCATCTTCTCTGAACCTATCTCAGAGGTCAATGAAAAAGAGTATG AGACAAATTGGAGGAGTATGGTGGAGTCTTCAGATGCCCTGGAGCCTGTAGAGGCTGAGCCAAGCCGCCCTGTACCCTCCACAGCTGCCCAGAAAGACACTGAGGCTGCAACAGCCACCACTAATACTGCCCCGCCCGGATCAGCTGTTCCGCAGCCCAGGACGGGGCCTCCTGCACAGGGCACCGGTGACAGAGATGAGGTCCGGGTCGATGACAGGCTGGAGCTGGCCTCTCAGCAAAGCACCGAGACGGGCTCCCTTGACGGGAGCTGCAGGGGCCCGCTGaactcctccatcacctccaccacCTCAACCCTTGTCCCCGGAATgctggaggaggcagaggaggaggacgaggaagaggaggactaCACTCCTGAACCTATTTCCGTAGAGGTGCCAACCCTTAGCAGCCGCATCGAATCATGGGTGTCAAAGACCCTGGAGAACCTGCAGCTGGGAAAGAGTCAGGAAAgtacagaagaggaggaggaggaggaggaagaggaggaagacgatgaggaggagagagtgcagagtgaggatgaggaggacatTGATTCAGTGGACATTACAGAGACGATGGTGGAGGGTAAAGAGCAGGTGGAAGCTAAGAAGATTGCAGGTTGA